Sequence from the Gloeocapsopsis dulcis genome:
TTCAGCCACTGAAGGTGGTGAGTTGGCACTTGGTCAAAATATCCTTGTTGCCTATATGCCGTGGGAAGGTTACAACTACGAAGACGCGATCTTAATTTCAGAAAGACTCGTTCAAGAAGATACTTACACTTCAATTCACATCGAAAAGTATGAAATTGAAGCAAGACAAACAAAACTTGGACCAGAAGAAATTACCCGCGAAATTCCTAACGTCGGAGAAGACGCATTAAGGCAGTTAGACGAACAAGGCATCATCCGCATGGGTGCTTGGGTAGAAGCAGGAGACATTCTCGTTGGTAAAGTAACTCCTAAAGGAGAATCAGATCAACCCCCTGAAGAAAAATTGTTGCGTGCCATCTTCGGCGAAAAAGCCCGCGATGTTCGTGATAACTCTCTAAGAGTACCTAATGGAGAAAAGGGCCGCGTAGTTGATGTCCGCGTCTTTACCCGCGAACAAGGCGATGAATTACCACCTGGAGCAAATATGGTGGTGCGCGTCTATGTAGCGCAAAAACGCAAGATTCAAGTCGGCGACAAAATGGCAGGACGTCATGGCAACAAAGGCATTATTTCTCGGATATTACCGACAGAAGATATGCCGTACTTGGCAGATGGTACACCCGTAGATATCGTACTCAATCCGTTAGGAGTCCCTTCACGGATGAACGTCGGTCAAGTCTTTGAATGCTTGCTTGGTTGGGCAGGACAAAACCTAGGTGCGCGGTTCAAAGTGACACCGTTTGATGAAATGTACGGTGAAGAGTCGTCACGAACTCTGGTGCACAGCAAACTCAATGAAGCCCGCGATCGCAACAACAAAGATTGGTTGTTTGACCCTGAAGCACCTGGCAAAATCAAGGTATTTGATGGTCGGACAGGAGAAGCCTTTGATCGCCCAATCACCATAGGTATGGCGTATATGCTCAAACTCGTACACCTCGTAGACGATAAGATTCACGCTCGTTCTACAGGACCATACTCCTTAGTCACGCAGCAGCCCTTAGGTGGTAAAGCACAACAAGGCGGTCAGCGCTTCGGAGAAATGGAGGTGTGGGCACTAGAAGCCTTCGGTGCAGCATATACCTTGCAGGAATTGCTCACTGTTAAATCTGACGATATGCAAGGACGGAACGAAGCACTTAATTCGATTGTGAAAGGGAAAGCTATTCCTAGACCAGGAACACCAGAATCCTTCAAAGTACTCATGCGAGAACTGCAATCACTCGGATTAGATATCGCAGTCCACAAAGTTGAAACTCAAGCAGACGGCAGTACTGCTGATGCTGAAGTCGATTTGATGGCAGATACTGGCAATCGCCGTACTCCTTCACGTCCTACATATGAATCCTTAACTCGTGAGGCACTCGAAGACGACGCTTAATTAAAAGCTAGGAACGAGAGGTTAGTGATTAGTTTTGGGTTTTGAATTAACTCATTCATAATTCACCCTTGCTGCCTCTGACCTCTGTCTGACCCCTGTATCCTGATTTCTATCCTTTCAATTCCTTAGATATGAGACACGCGCAAACAACACAGTTTGACTATGTCAAGATTGGTTTGGCTTCGCCCGAACGTATTCGCCAGTGGGGAGAACGTACTCTACCTAATGGTCAAGTGGTTGGAGAAGTTACTAAGCCAGAAACAATTAACTACCGTACACTTAAACCAGAGATGGATGGGCTGTTTTGCGAACGCATCTTTGGTCCAGCAAAAGATTGGGAATGTCACTGTGGTAAATATAAGCGAGTACGGCATCGGGGTATTGTCTGCGAACGCTGTGGTGTAGAAGTCACAGAATCCCGCGTCCGTCGTCATCGGATGGGATACATCAAACTTGCTGCACCCGTTGCTCACGTCTGGTATCTCAAAGGTATACCAAGCTATATCTCAATTTTGCTTGATATGCCGCTACGCGATGTTGAACAAATTGTTTACTTCAACGCTTACGTTGTTCTATCTCCTGGTAATGCTGATACTCTAACCTACAAGCAATTATTAACTGAAGACCAGTGGTTGGAAATTGAAGACCAAATCTACAGCGAGGATTCTCAGCTTACGGGTGTAGAGGTTGGTATCGGTGCTGAAGCTTTAGCACGGTTGCTATCTGATATCAATTTGGAAACTGAAGCAGAAAGGTTACGTGAAGAAATTGGCAATGCTAAAGGACAAAAACGCGCCAAGTTGATCAAGCGACTGCGGGTAATTGATAACTTTGTTGCTACCGGCTCTAAACCAGAGTGGATGGTAATGATGGTTATCCCAGTCATTCCTCCGGACTTGCGCCCGATGGTACAGCTTGATGGCGGTCGTTTTGCAACTTCTGACTTAAATGACCTTTATCGTCGGGTGATTAACCGCAACAACCGCTTAGCAAGATTGCAGGAAATTTTAGCTCCTGAAATTATTGTCCGCAATGAAAAACGGATGCTACAAGAAGCTGTAGACGCCTTAATTGACAATGGACGTCGCGGTCGAACTGTAGTAGGCGCAAACAACCGACCACTGAAATCCTTATCGGACATCATTGAGGGTAAACAAGGTCGCTTCCGGCAAAACTTATTAGGTAAACGGGTTGATTACTCAGGGCGATCAGTCATTGTCGTGGGACCAAAACTTCACATCCACCAATGTGGTTTACCTAGAGAAATGGCAATTGAGTTGTTCCAACCCTTTGTGATTCACAGGTTGATTCGTTCAGGGTTAGTTAACAATATCAAAGCTGCTAAAAAGCTCATTTCCCGAGGCGATCCTAGTGTATGGGATGTCCTGGAAGAAGTCATCGAAGGTCATCCTGTTTTACTTAACCGCGCTCCTACGTTACACCGCTTAGGAATTCAATCCTTTGAACCGATTCTGGTTGAGGGACGCGCAATTCAACTCCATCCTCTCGTTTGTCCAGCTTTCAATGCTGACTTTGATGGCGATCAAATGGCAGTTCATGTGCCATTGTCGCTAGAGTCGCAAGCAGAAGCAAGACTACTGATGCTAGCTTCAAACAATATTTTGTCACCTGCAACAGGTAGACCAATTATTACTCCCAGCCAGGATATGGTTTTGGGCTGCTATTACCTCACAGCAGAAAATCCTCACAGCCAAAAAGGTGCTGGACGCTTCTTTGCTTCACTTGATGATGCCATTATGGCTTACGAACAAGAGCAAGTTACGCTTCATGCCAAGGTGTGGGTGCGGTTTGATGGTGAAGTTGACTCAGCAAAGCCAGATAATGAACCTGTCAAGGTAGAAAAAAGCGATGATGGAACAGTAACCAAGCACTTTCGCGAACGGCGTACCCGCGAAGATGCCAATGGAAACTTGATTTCTCAGTTCATTCAAACAACTCCAGGTCGAATTATTTATAACAAAGCAATTCAGGAAGCGTTGCAGTTGCAGTAAAGAGGGGCTAGAGGCTAGGGGCTAGGAATAAATCCTAACTTCTGGTTTCTGTCTTTTAACTCCTGAATTCTTTTAAGCAAGGAATAGTAGAGAAATGGCAGAAGAAAAGGGAATGATTTTTCGCAATCGAATAGTAGATAAAGGACAGCTCAAAAATTTGATTGCATGGGCTTTCACAAATTATGGCACTGCTCGAACAGCGGCGATCGCGGATCGTTTGAAAGACTTGGGATTTCGCTACGCTACAAAAGCGGGGGTTTCGATTAGTGTTGACGATTTGATGGTTCCGCCTAGCAAGCGCGCCTTACTAGACGCTGCTGAAGCAGAAATTCGGGCAACTGAAGAACGCTATACAAGAGGCGAAATTACAGAAGTTGAACGTTTTCAAAAAGTCATTGATACATGGAATAGTACGAGTGAAGCGCTGAAAGATGAAGTTGTCGATCACTTCCTTGCTACCGATCCATTGAACTCAGTATATATGATGGCGTTCTCTGGTGCTAGGGGTAATATTTCCCAAGTACGCCAGTTGGTAGGAATGCGCGGTCTGATGGCTGATCCCCAAGGTGAAATCATCGACTTACCCATCAAAACGAACTTCCGCGAAGGATTGACAGTAACCGAATATATCATCTCTTCCTACGGAGCCAGAAAAGGGTTAGTTGATACGGCACTGAGAACGGCTGACTCCGGTTATTTGACACGTCGTTTAGTAGACGTTGCGCAAGATGTCATCATTCGGGAATTCGATTGCGGAACAACACGAGGAGTCTCGCTACGAGCTATGCGAGATGGCGATCGTGTGATGATTCCACTCAGTTCGCGCTTGTTGGGCAGAATTGCAGCAATTGATATTGTGCATCCACAAACGCAAGAAGTCTTATTCGAGAAAAATCAGCCCATCTCTGATGAAGTAGCCAAGCACATCGAGAAAGCTGGCGTCGAAGAAGTCATCGTGCGATCGCCCCTAACCTGTGAAGCCGCTCGCTCCGTATGTCAACACTGTTACGGTTGGAGTCTAGCGCATGGCAAGATGGTTGATCTTGGCGAAGCTGTAGGAATTATTGCAGCTCAAAGTATTGGCGAACCAGGAACTCAGCTAACAATGCGGACTTTCCATACCGGAGGAGTGTTTACTGGTGAAGTCGCCCGACAAGTACGCAGTGAAGTCGAAGGGACGTTACGTATTCCCAGCCGCTTGCGGACTCGACCCTTCCGCACTCGTCACGGGGAAGATGCATTGATTGTAGAAGCTAATGGGTCTTTAACGGTTGAGGCAACTTCTGGTGAGAAAGTTACCGTTCCTGTAACTCAAGGTTCTACTTTATACATTACTGACGGTCAAAAGGTAAAAGTTGGAGAACTTTTAGCAGAAGTTGCGATCGGCGGTCGTAACACTCGAGCACACACAGAAAAAGCAACTAAAGATGTTGCTTCAGACTTAGCAGGCGAAGTTAAGTTTGCTGATGTTGTCCCAGAAGAAAAAACAGACCGTCAAGGTAATACAACAACCACTGCAGCGCGAGGTGGCTTGATTTGGATTTTATCTGGAGAAGTGTATAACTTACCTCCAGGTGCAGAACCGTTGGTTGTCAATGGCCAGCAGATTGAAGCAAATAGCGTTCTTGCCGAAACACGACTCAATACTGTCTACGGCGGTACTGTACGAATACCGTCAGGAATTGACAACAACGGCAAAGGCGGACGAGAAATAGAAATCATTACTGCCTCAGTTGTTCTAGACACCGCTAGAGTACGAGTAGAACACACTCAAGGTCGCGATCACTACTTGGTTGAAACAAACAACAACCAAATGTTCTCACTGCTAGCTACCCCTGGCACAAAAGTACAAAATCATCAAGTTGTCGCTGAGTTGATTTCTGATGAATATCGCACCACGACTGGCGGTTTAATTAAGTATTCTGGGATAGAGCTAGCAAAGAAAGGTAAAGCCAAGCAGGGCTACGAAATTGTTCAAGGCGGAACGATCTTGTGGATTCCAGAGGAAACCCACGAAGTCAATAAAGATATCTCGCTACTGATGGTAGAAGATGCTCAATATGTTGAGGCTGGAACTGAAGTAGTTAAAGATATCTTCTGCCAAAACAACGGTGTAGTAGAAGTTACTCAGAAAAATGACATTCTGCGCGAGCTAGTAGTTAAGCCTGGCGAGCTGCTGATGGTAGACGATCCCGAAGCAGTTATGAGTCGCGATGGTACCTTTGGTCAACCAGGTGAGGAAATTCTTCCAGGACATACCCTCTCAGATTTACGTTACATCGAGTATGTCGAATCGCCAGAGGGACCAGCTTTACTGCTGCGTCCAGTGACTGAATTTGCAGTACCAGATGAACCCTCAGTTCCCAGCACGCAATCGAGCGCAGGTGCAGGTCGTTCAATTACTCTCAGAGCAGTGCAACGTGTTCCTTACAAAGATTCAGAGCGTGTTCGCTCTGTCGAAGGGGTAGAGCTATTACGTACTCAGCTGGTATTAGAAATTGAGCAAATGCAGTCACCTGAACACACAGGTTCGCCAATGCTAGCTGATATTGAGTTAGTCCCAGACGAGGAAGATCCAAACGTTCAGCGCTTGCAGTTAGTGATTCTTGAATCATTAGTGATTCGTCGTGACATTGCTGCTGATGCAACTCAAGGTAGTACTCAAACAAGACTTCTTATCGAAGACGGACAAACTATTGAAGCTGGTGCTGTTGTCGCTCGCACAGAAATTCAGTGCAAAGAAGCAGGAGAAATTCGCGGTATTCGTGAGGGAGCAGAGGCAATTCGCCGGATCTTAGTAGTCAGAACGACAGATCAATTCACTGTCACGATTAAAGAGAAACCTAACGTCAAAGTAGGGAACTTGCTAATTGCGGGTCGTGAAATTGCTCCAGGAGTCGTTATTGAAGAATCTGGTCAAGTACTAGAAATCAGAAACCCTCAAACTGCAAGCCAACAGGAGACAGCGGAAGCGGCTCTAGCTAGTAACAATTATGAAATTGTTCTGCGAGTTGCTCGTCCTTATCGCGTTTCACCAGGAGCTGTCTTACAAGTTGAAGATGGCGGTTTAGTTCAACGCGGCGATAACTTAGTGCTACTTGTATTTGAGCGAGCTAAGACCGGAGATATTATTCAAGGTTTGCCGCGAATTGAAGAACTATTGGAAGCTCGTAAACCCAAAGAAGCTTGTGTTCTGGCTCGTAGACCAGGAACTGTTGAAGTTGGCAGGTTAGAAGATGAAGCAGTTGCAATTAGAGTTGTAGAAGACTCTGGCGCAGTCACTGAATATCCTATCGGACCTGGACAGAATGCCGTAGTACCAGATGGAGCAACAGTAGAAGTCGGAATGCCGCTGACAGAAGGACCTGCCAATCCTCACGAAATCTTGGAAATCTTCTTTGAGTATGGTACGCAAAATGGTGCTTATGCTGATGCTTTAGAAGCATTGCAGCAAGTACAAACCTTCTTGGTGAATGAAGTACAAACAGTGTATCAATCTCAAGGAATTGATATTTCTGACAAGCATATTGAAGTTATTGTGCGGCAAATGACCTCTAAGGTACGTGTTGATGATGGTGGCGACACCACAATGCTACCTGGTGAATTAGTCGAACTGCGGCAAATTGAGCAGGTTAACGAAGCGATGAGTATTACTGGAGGTGCCAAAGCGCAGTACACGCCAATGCTTCTCGGTATCACCAAGGCATCGCTCAATACAGATAGCTTCATTTCAGCAGCCTCCTTCCAAGAAACTACACGAGTACTGACCGAAGCCGCAATTGAAGGTAAATCAGACTGGTTACGCGGTTTGAAAGAAAACGTCATTATCGGACGCTTGATTCCTGCTGGAACTGGCTTTAATGCTTATGAGGAACTGACTAGTCCGATGAGTGAAGATCTCTCTCTTGACTCAGGAAGTGTCTTTGATGATGGAGAAGATTCGCTCGATGTTGTCCTTGATGACCGTACAGCCCGTGCTTACAATTTAGACAGTGGTTTAGGAGACAATTTTAGCTTTGATCGTAATTCCTTCATTCAAGATGATGATGAAGACTTGATGATCGGTGATGGGGTCGAGGACTTTGCCGCTGATGAGGATGAAGAAGATGATTACGACGAAGATGATGATGATGATGATATTGATGAAGACGATCTCTAACTTGAGCTAATCTTCAGATGAAATACTCCCTCTAAACTACTCTGGTTTAGGGGGTTTTCTTTAATCCTTGAGAACGTAAACTTGCAACATTAGCATTTGTCAGTTACGGTTGAGATTGTTGTCAAGAGCGATCGCTTTGCTCACTACATCGCGGTAGAGGTATGAGTGCGTAAAAGAAATACCTTTCAATAGCTGACTCAACAGATGCTGTTTAGGTACGTTTATACTTTGCCAATCATCTTGTAAAATGCCGCCTGTATCATCACTGTTGGGATTCCAACTCCAGTAGGTAAAGCTCAAATGATGCTTCTGAATGTAATTGACAAATTGCTGCTGCCAAATACCCTCTTTGGAGATCTTATCTACATAACGACCGCCAAATTCTCCAACTAAAATAGGCGCTAGATTTTGACTAGCAATATAGTTAAACCCAATTTCCCAACGTTTATAGAGATTGTAGGGAAAAGTTCGCTCAGCAAACCAAGGCTGATTGTAGACTCCAGGACCATATTCGTGTGGGGAATAGACCAATTTATTAGGGCGAGATAAACGTACTGGATAACGCCTAACGCCTTCAAGATTACCTCCTTGCCAATGTCCTGATAATCTTTGCCCTGGAACATTATTTTCTACGCCTTCCACAACAATTAACCAATGAGGATTTACTGCAAGAATCGCGTTTCCGGCTCGTTCTGCAGCAAGTCGCCAATCGGTTGCTATATCGCCAGTTCCCCAACTCGCACGCCCGTGAGGTTCATTTTTTAAATCTGCTCCAATCACATTGTCTTGATTTTGGTAACGAATCGCTAACATCCGCCACGTATCAATCCAGTCTTGTTCTGTAAATCCATCTCCGTACCACAATTCAGGAATGCGTTGGTCATTTAATCGATGACTATCCAATACAATAAGCAAGCCTTGACGTTGAGCCTCTTGAATGATGTAGTCCATGACTTCTAAGGGAGTTTTCCCCTGTAGTTCTTGATTTGCACCAAGTTTATAGTCAATTCCACTGACTTTTGGAGATCTTAGTGATTGTACTGAGTAAGGTAGCCGAATCGTGTTATATCCCAAACTTTTAATTTGTGCTAGCATCTCCTGATAATCCCGACGCCATAAACCATGAGGAGCGTGTAACCCTGTTTCTATACCAAACCAGTTAACCCCTCTGAGCAAAACATGATTTCCTCTAGCATCAATAATTTTTGACCCTTGAGTAGATAAGGGAAGTTGAATTATTGTACTGGCATAGGTTGTTGTGTTTATTCCTTCCAGTAGCCAAGGCGTCACCAATACAGTTGTCACTGCTAACACAAATAAACACATCTGTAAAATCGAAATCTTGGTTAGTCTTTGAGAACGCTTTCTCTTGGGTAAAAACGGCAATGTTTTCTGTGTTTGGCAAAAATAAGTGCTTAGAAGTAGTAGTTGAACTAACTTTCTCAGTATAAGTACTACTACATGAGTAATATGCGTGTTATAGAATAAAAAAAAAGTAACCATATTCGTATCTATATTT
This genomic interval carries:
- a CDS encoding glycoside hydrolase family 5 protein, which codes for MTTVLVTPWLLEGINTTTYASTIIQLPLSTQGSKIIDARGNHVLLRGVNWFGIETGLHAPHGLWRRDYQEMLAQIKSLGYNTIRLPYSVQSLRSPKVSGIDYKLGANQELQGKTPLEVMDYIIQEAQRQGLLIVLDSHRLNDQRIPELWYGDGFTEQDWIDTWRMLAIRYQNQDNVIGADLKNEPHGRASWGTGDIATDWRLAAERAGNAILAVNPHWLIVVEGVENNVPGQRLSGHWQGGNLEGVRRYPVRLSRPNKLVYSPHEYGPGVYNQPWFAERTFPYNLYKRWEIGFNYIASQNLAPILVGEFGGRYVDKISKEGIWQQQFVNYIQKHHLSFTYWSWNPNSDDTGGILQDDWQSINVPKQHLLSQLLKGISFTHSYLYRDVVSKAIALDNNLNRN
- a CDS encoding DNA-directed RNA polymerase subunit beta' — its product is MIFRNRIVDKGQLKNLIAWAFTNYGTARTAAIADRLKDLGFRYATKAGVSISVDDLMVPPSKRALLDAAEAEIRATEERYTRGEITEVERFQKVIDTWNSTSEALKDEVVDHFLATDPLNSVYMMAFSGARGNISQVRQLVGMRGLMADPQGEIIDLPIKTNFREGLTVTEYIISSYGARKGLVDTALRTADSGYLTRRLVDVAQDVIIREFDCGTTRGVSLRAMRDGDRVMIPLSSRLLGRIAAIDIVHPQTQEVLFEKNQPISDEVAKHIEKAGVEEVIVRSPLTCEAARSVCQHCYGWSLAHGKMVDLGEAVGIIAAQSIGEPGTQLTMRTFHTGGVFTGEVARQVRSEVEGTLRIPSRLRTRPFRTRHGEDALIVEANGSLTVEATSGEKVTVPVTQGSTLYITDGQKVKVGELLAEVAIGGRNTRAHTEKATKDVASDLAGEVKFADVVPEEKTDRQGNTTTTAARGGLIWILSGEVYNLPPGAEPLVVNGQQIEANSVLAETRLNTVYGGTVRIPSGIDNNGKGGREIEIITASVVLDTARVRVEHTQGRDHYLVETNNNQMFSLLATPGTKVQNHQVVAELISDEYRTTTGGLIKYSGIELAKKGKAKQGYEIVQGGTILWIPEETHEVNKDISLLMVEDAQYVEAGTEVVKDIFCQNNGVVEVTQKNDILRELVVKPGELLMVDDPEAVMSRDGTFGQPGEEILPGHTLSDLRYIEYVESPEGPALLLRPVTEFAVPDEPSVPSTQSSAGAGRSITLRAVQRVPYKDSERVRSVEGVELLRTQLVLEIEQMQSPEHTGSPMLADIELVPDEEDPNVQRLQLVILESLVIRRDIAADATQGSTQTRLLIEDGQTIEAGAVVARTEIQCKEAGEIRGIREGAEAIRRILVVRTTDQFTVTIKEKPNVKVGNLLIAGREIAPGVVIEESGQVLEIRNPQTASQQETAEAALASNNYEIVLRVARPYRVSPGAVLQVEDGGLVQRGDNLVLLVFERAKTGDIIQGLPRIEELLEARKPKEACVLARRPGTVEVGRLEDEAVAIRVVEDSGAVTEYPIGPGQNAVVPDGATVEVGMPLTEGPANPHEILEIFFEYGTQNGAYADALEALQQVQTFLVNEVQTVYQSQGIDISDKHIEVIVRQMTSKVRVDDGGDTTMLPGELVELRQIEQVNEAMSITGGAKAQYTPMLLGITKASLNTDSFISAASFQETTRVLTEAAIEGKSDWLRGLKENVIIGRLIPAGTGFNAYEELTSPMSEDLSLDSGSVFDDGEDSLDVVLDDRTARAYNLDSGLGDNFSFDRNSFIQDDDEDLMIGDGVEDFAADEDEEDDYDEDDDDDDIDEDDL
- a CDS encoding DNA-directed RNA polymerase subunit gamma, which produces MRHAQTTQFDYVKIGLASPERIRQWGERTLPNGQVVGEVTKPETINYRTLKPEMDGLFCERIFGPAKDWECHCGKYKRVRHRGIVCERCGVEVTESRVRRHRMGYIKLAAPVAHVWYLKGIPSYISILLDMPLRDVEQIVYFNAYVVLSPGNADTLTYKQLLTEDQWLEIEDQIYSEDSQLTGVEVGIGAEALARLLSDINLETEAERLREEIGNAKGQKRAKLIKRLRVIDNFVATGSKPEWMVMMVIPVIPPDLRPMVQLDGGRFATSDLNDLYRRVINRNNRLARLQEILAPEIIVRNEKRMLQEAVDALIDNGRRGRTVVGANNRPLKSLSDIIEGKQGRFRQNLLGKRVDYSGRSVIVVGPKLHIHQCGLPREMAIELFQPFVIHRLIRSGLVNNIKAAKKLISRGDPSVWDVLEEVIEGHPVLLNRAPTLHRLGIQSFEPILVEGRAIQLHPLVCPAFNADFDGDQMAVHVPLSLESQAEARLLMLASNNILSPATGRPIITPSQDMVLGCYYLTAENPHSQKGAGRFFASLDDAIMAYEQEQVTLHAKVWVRFDGEVDSAKPDNEPVKVEKSDDGTVTKHFRERRTREDANGNLISQFIQTTPGRIIYNKAIQEALQLQ